GGCGAGATGACAAAATCGCGTATAGACAGTCGACTTGGTCTTATCGATTGACGAAAGCACCAAACTTATTGCCTAGCTTGGAAACCTTCAAGACGTCTCTGTATGTGAGGCTCGTCCGTACTGTACGTTCGTTGCGTCCGCCAACAAACGGTTCCTTGGATCGCAGAAGGTCCCAGTTTGCAACGGTTGCCTCGGAGAGTCCTTCATCTGCATTTACGTCTGCGATACCATGGAGATAATTCGTGTAAAGGTCATGAGTGGTGATCAAAAGGCTTCTGGGCTCTTGTAGCACTCGCCACGAGGGCTCAGACTCTAGAGTTCCATCGTCCTTGCTTTTATGTATGTTGAGACAAAGGCTGCCTCCAAGACTGACGGTACAAACTACCGGGTGATACGCTGGTCCGTCCTGCACACTTGATAAGCTTTCCGGAAGAACATTCCGGATCGAGGCCATAGCTTGAGTGACCTACCTTGTGTGGCATGATGCCGACGCCTGAAGGGTATTCGTTGATGAGTACATGGTTCGGGCGACGGTGTGGACTGTCGGAGAATATGGAGTCCTCGGTCGTGCTGGCAAGGGGGATAGCCGCCAGTCTAGTTACAACAGGGTCTTCAAGCCATGCCGGTAGAGGTGCATCCAAGAGAGTGTTGTTGACTAAGTCTGAGGGCCAGGGTTGAAGCCTACGATGGGTAAGTTGTTTCCATCTCGGTTTGGGGGCCGCATCTATCTGGAACGGCGGTAAATGGTCGCGTCAGTTGGTGGGGAACATACAACGTTGATCCGTGTATGTGCCTGGCAGGGCTGAGTTGAGAGTTGCTTTGTTGCCTCGATGATGTTTTGAGCGAATCCGCCTTACCTTGGATAGGATCTGCCTTTCTTCCTCCTCGCTTAGAAATTCTGAAATGTAAAAAGCAGTCCGTGGGAGAGAATTTATGATGGCCTCTCGCAGTGAGCTGGGCAATCTGGGAAGGTCAGCTGCGGCCGTAGGAGCTCGAGAGTTGTTATCGTTATCGGTCATAGTTTACAGGTTCGAGATCGGAGTGGCCGGGTCGGCGTTTGACAGTCAGCAAGCATCCAACTGAACGCAAGCAGTAGCGCTGTTAATCAATATCAAAATGGAACCTGTAGCCGATTCTGTTTTTGGAGGTTGGTTATTATGGCGGGAAATGCAAGCGTGAGGCAAACAACTGCGTCAGCCCGTATTGCGTGCGTTTCTCCCTTTCGATTGCATGCTACAGCTGAATAAAATCTTGGATGGATTGAGAAGGCTGGAAGGCGTGGCAAAGCGGGGTTGGTGTTTGTGGCGCGCGGATCTGGTCAGGCGCTCTGCGCTGAGTGCGCTTTCCTTCCCTCTtggctgtcttttttttttttttttttttttttctatcccTCTCTCTCGCTTTGCCTCTCGCTACTCCGTACGACCTTGGAAGGCAGAGATCTGGATTTGCTGGTAACAGGCAACCCCTGTCCAACCCCTGGGTCAGCTGATATTCTTGAGAGTCGTGAGGAGTTGATGACGGACTCAGGTCAAGTCTAATTTCGCGCTTGACTTGTCGCAAGATTGTCGAATGCACTAAGATCCCAAGAAGTTTACTTTTATCCGGCgatatttttggggtttaGTACGGCTTGATGGCTGTACGTCAAATCAACTTGAATCGGCAAAGCAGTTCGAGTTGGTCTGTTCATGTATGTAATCAGAGGAGTCAGCCATGGGTACCTATGTCCTgggctacctaggtaggtagattcatgtttgtttgttatgattttttttgccttctCACCAGCACGCTAGCACCCCAACCAAGCAAAGGCAGGCAAGGCAGGTTCACAAATTATCGGAGACCGCAAACGCCAATCAGAGACAACGGGCCCGCAATTCAATCCCGCAATCACTCCCGTCTGTGTCTCGTGAATTGATCCTCGAATGGGAAGCCAAACCAAATTGAGCAGTGGGTAATTAATCGCATCTCGCATACCCTAGGTGAATCTACACAAGGTCGTTCTGGCTCCATTAAAAAAACATAAATTGGATTCCCGGTTGagtataaaataaaataaaaattgaAAGGCTTCGAGAAGCGTGACAAACAAGGCAAAAAAAGCAGAGAAAGACAgatagcaaaaaaagaaaaagcaacaaaGAAAACAGACAATCAGCCCCGCCAGGTGACAGACAGACCTGAcaagccaagacacctgTAAGCACAGATAAAGAAGCCCAAGCCAGGCTGTCGGCGGTCGGTTTGACATTGCGTGCAACGCCTCAATCTTGAATTCCAAGCGTGGACCCCCCAGTCCCGACACACCAAAGAAAAACGGCGGCGGGGGCATCAGTGGTTCGCCGTCGTGCCGCGGGCCAATGGCGACCAGCAGCTGATCAGGATCCTGGTCGAGGGTGGGTCTCccatcctccgtgcgccctCTTGTGTGCTGGTGTTGAGTCTTTGCCGTTTCCCCCTACTACAACGGTCCTTCAGAGATTTGGAAAGCCTCACAGCCTGTCGCTCTCGTTCCAAAAACCCAGGCTCATCAATCGATTTTCCCCTACACCTGCAGAGCCTTACCACTCGAAATTCGACACGAATTTTCGACCGATTGCTGAAACGATTCCCGAcgaccacgacgacgaagcaaacacgaaaaaaaaacaaaggacGGAGCCTGTGCCTCCCCTCCCGCCCTCAATCCACAACTGCCACCCAACCTCTCCAGTCCCGCAGCACAGGTCGCACGTCTCAACGAGGCTCCCTTGGTCGACGGCGACTCGGCAATCCACGGATCTCTTTTGTTCCTCTTGCGTTGTACTCTGTACAGACTGACCCCAACGAATCCTTCAGTGATCGGGATCTCtcaagccctttttttttcttcttttttttgcaccTCTTCGTCACGACTTAGGCATTGATTCAAAACAGCCCTGTGACTGCTATCGCTTGGTCTGGCGGATCAATCGTCGCCCACTCCCCCAACCGGCCACAGCCTCTCGCGCGCTCCCGACGTGCCCAGCATGGTGCAAAAGCGTAGTCGGAACACATATTAAATGTCATGGACGCGCAAAATGCTGTCGACGCCGCCTCCAGGAAGCCACCCGCTTCTCCCGAGAAGGCTCCAGCAGAGCACACTAAACCAACAGGAAACCATACTCCGAAAGGACCATTGAGCCAGAAAGCACCAGCCGAATTCAACTCTTCACCTCCAGTCAGGGACTCGAAGGCGAACAgtcacgacgacgatggcggTGCTGATGCAAATTCTGAGGCTGAGACCATAGTGCTGCCTGGCAAGGATGGTCAACACTCTCCATCCAAGACGCGCAAGTTGATCAAGCATGAAGCCAAGAGCGACACGGAGGAGAGCGCAACGGCAGTAATCCCCCCTCGCAAGTCCCACAGCGTGTCCAAGGAACCCTGCGAGGCCGACAAACCAAGCAGCAAACATGCGCAATCCAAGGACAGTGCTGCGTCGGACACGACCATTCTGAAAAAGAAGCGTCCACAAGGTGCTTCCGACACGCTGCGGAGCAAAGGCGATGCCAGTAGCAACGGCCTTGGCTCTGTCTCCAACTCACCACCACCTGCGTTTTCGTCTTCAGCTCGCTCTCACATTCCTCAGCAACCTCGCCGGCGTCGTCTGTCTACGGCCCAGTCTGCGCCTTCCGACTCCGAGTCGATGCGAGGGCACTCCCCAAAGTCAACAGTCAGTCATAAAGACAGGCTAAACCCCGCGGATAAGCTGCTTGGGCACAAGAGGAAAGCCCCAAAAGCCGAGTCTGAGGACGAAGCTGAAACTCACAAAGCTCGACGCCAACGTACTGGTACCATTGACAAGGACAATGGTCACACCAGGCGTCTTGATCGTGAGCACAGCGCCGGCAATCACAACTCAAACCACGGTTCTGTGAAGACAGCGAGGTCGCATCATGATGATCAGTCAAACCCGCGCGTTAGGTCTGTGTCACCAGCAAGTCGCGCACATCGACGCAGCATATCGACCCAGCTACCAGGTCAATCCTCGACGGGACCCAGtcacaagaagaagagaatACCGGCGCCTCTTCAGCCTACGGAGTACCACTCGGATGATTCATCACCAGCAGGAAGTCCTCGGTTTCGCGGTTCCAAACTCCGCAGGCTGGCAACGCCTGCCGCTGCCGAAGTGGCCATCTCGCCCGCCAAGGCACATCATCGCAAGGGTCATCTCGATGCTCATGGACAAACTCAGCTTGCTCGGGCTTGCGCCAAAGGTGACTACGAGTCTAGCAAGCAGAGACTCAAAGAGCGCCCGGAGGACCTCAATGTTGCAGACTTTGCGGGCAATACGCCACTTCAGATCGCGTCGCTTAATGGGTTTGACTCGATTGTCAAACTGCTCATCGATGCAGGCTGCCAGTTAGACTGCGTTAATAATGACAAAGACACGCCTCTTCTCGATGCCGTTGAGAACGGACATGCCAAAGTTGTGAAACTTTTGTTGGAGGCCGGTTTAAATCCTCGGAAAGCAAACCTGAATGGCGAGGAGCCACTTGATTTggtcgacgatgatgacgaagAGACGAGGAGGCTTTTAATAGAGGCGAGGCAGAGAATGGGCGACCGCCGTAGGGCTTCCGAGGAGCATCAGCCAAGGCAGACCGACGGTCGAGATTCGCACGGGCCCGACAGCCCGCGACACTCACCAGCCACCACCATACCACCTGGAGCTTCTTCTGGTAGGAGGACTGGTACAGTGCGCGCCAACAAGACGAGCAACCATTTGCTGTACATGCCAATGGATGAGAAGACGTTGCGTCAAGCCGCGGGTCGTGGTGATGAAGAGACCGTAATGAGAATTCTGCAAGTCCGTGTCCCTTCTGACGACCCAGAGGCCATGGTAGCTGCTGCGCGCGGGGGTCATGATATTATTATGAATCTCCTTTTAGCTCTGGGCAACTGCAACCCAGACCCAGCCCCTGTGAGCTCCATGTCGCCTGACTCGGCCACGCCTATGCTCGCCGCAATTGGTCAGGAAAACATTGCGGTAGTTGAGCTTCTTCTGGGCCAGGCTGGCAAATTTGACCCGACTCGTCGGTTCAGAGGAGAGACGTACTTTGAAATCGCAAAAAGGCGACAGGGACCACACTGGGAGGACGAGTATCGCATTTTGAAAAAAGCCTACGATGACCACAGGAAATCGCACAAGGATTCCGGGAAATCAACGGGACGCGATTTGGAAAAGGAGCAAAAGCGTGCAGCCCAGTCAGACTCGAAAGACGAACAGACGTCGAAGATACATAAGCGCAAGATGTCTAGCCCCACGGGCGAGCCGAAAAAGACACCAACTGCCAAGTTGCCCAATAGccccaaagaaaaaagaaggttAGAATCAGCGACGGCGCACCGTGAGCGCGACGACCCTCTATCACCGAAACGCGGCCCTGGCCGGCCGAGGAAGGATGACCGGCTCCCCACAATTTCCTTCAACGACCGCGATTCTTCACCAGCAATGTCGAAACACTCCACGAAGCCGAAGCGGGCCGAGGCTGACAACGCGGCCATTTCATCAGAAGGCGAGGCAGTGAAGCCGAGGAGGAAGTTGGTGTCGGGTAAGGACTTGAAGGGCGAGAGGGAGAAACAAAGGCGCGCTAGCATGGTGTCAACAGCATCTTCGCTCAAAGAACCCTCGAGCCCGCGGGACAGAGACGACATCACAGAGAAGCCCAGATCGGAGAAGTTTGTTGACAGGGCCAAACAGCTCAAGAGGGACGAGTCGCGTGACCGTCTCTCAGTTTCCAGTGAAGGATCGGCCAAACGTCATCGTTCTAGTGCGACACCTCCACGGGCGTCTTCTGACAAGGATGGTGGTGACGGACCTGCAAAAAGACGGAAGCTTGATGGTGAAGGtctgaaggaaaagaagaaggcagCTTCATCGGAAGATCGTCCCAACAAGGGAACAGTCTCAAAAGACCCCTCGACCAGGATTCGAAGGGACCACGACAACGAAGAGCGCAGGGAGTCCATCAAGCCCAAGAAGTCTGACCTAAAGCCAGATTCAATCACAGCCGATCGCGAACGTAAGGACTCTGGTAAGAACAAACCAGCAAGCCTGGATAGAAACGTCGTCGTTAAGAATGAGGATACCGATGTTGAGATGCGTGATGTCGGATCAATCATCCCCGCGGCTACGGCTCCCCCAGAGCCCGAGAAGACTGAAGGGAAGGCCAAGACCCAGGCCGAAATCGAAGCAGAGGAAGAGGCTGAGGCTAGAAGGttagaggaggaggaagacaTGAGGATAGCGGAAGAAGAGAAGCGCAAGCAACGCGAAGAGCGCGAGCGCCGTGGCCGCGAGGAAGAGCAAAAACGAAAACGCGAAGCAGAGGAAGCTGAAAAGAGACGCAAAGCGGAACAAGAAGAGCAAGAGCGGAGGCggaaggaggaggaagaaagGAAACGCAAGGCCGAAGAGGAGAGGAAGCGAAAGGAGGCAGAAGCTGAGGAATTGAGGAAACGGAAAGAGGAGGAAGACCGGAGGCggaaggaggaagaggagcaaAAGCGTAAGGCTGAGGAGGAGGCCAAACGTATTCGCGAGGCTGAGGAGGCCCGGCAGCGGGCTGAGGAAGAGGAGAGGAAGAAGCGTGAAGAGGAGGAGCGACTTCGCAAGGAGCAGCTCGAAAGGGAGGCTGCTGAGGCCGCGCGCAAGAAGcgagaggaggaggaagaacgCAAAGAACAGGAACGTCTACGAGAAGCCGAGCGGCGACGAGCAGCCAGGGAAGCCGAAGCGAAACGACTGTTTCTCGAGGCAGAGGCGGTGCGTCTTGGCAAATTACCGCCTTTGCTGAGGTGGCTCGATACCTGTGCACAACCAAAGGCTACGGAGATAGCCCAAAAGTTCAGCATGATGCAAGGTGTTCGGTATGATTGTATTTGCCCAGAGGCCACGGGCAAGCCGGAGGGTCGGGAGCAGTGGCTGCTGAACACACAGGTTGCGCTGCTCCTTGGCGAGAAGGACCTGGAACTATCGAGATACACGGCCTGGGAGCGAGCGCCCGTGTCTCGGATAGCCAAGATCGTCATCTGGCGTGTGGAGGCCGATCGATATTCTCTGACGAGTCCCAACCTCTACGATCTGGGGAGACGACTGCCAAGCTACTATGGTAACGAGAATCTCGACAAACTGAGCTACAAGACGATCGAGAAGCTACGAAACGAAGCTCGACAAAAGTTCCTGGATATGGACTTGTTCTTCGTCAAGGTCAGTCAAAAGCTGCTAGGAAACAATCTGTTCAATCTTAGGTTTAAACTAACTCGGTTTGGCAGGCCTCCGATCTAATGTTCATCATCCCCACTATCCCTCACCTCCGCAACGTTAAGCTCAGTATGGCGTATCGGGAACTGCCAGAGGACGAGTCACTCAAGTTGCAGCCACTCCACAAGTGGAAGACGGACCCGGATGCAAATCGAAATCATGGGTTTGCGCCCGGTAACAAGTACTATATGAATGGTGCATTGGTGCATGAGAAGACGGCTGGGCTCAGCACCGTCAGCAAGACCCCATTTCCCGAGAACCGTACCCCCAGGCGAGGGTTGGTGGCCGTGACGCCAGATGACCCCGAATATGCGAAGATGTGCATGGAGCAAGGATTGGGACATCTGGTCAATGGACACAGCGGATCCGCATCCCCTGGTATGCTCAACGGCACCACGCCTTCCCCGCGCACTATAGTCCGGCGTCCATCGACGTCGCAAGCGCAAACGAACGGCATAGAATCACAGCCTACATCCCCGGTCATGAATGGGACCGGCCGCCATCGACTACCCTCCGGTGCACCGCCGCATAATCCCACCACACCGACGGTACCAGCCACAAACCCCCTCAACGGTACGACTATCGAGGCAGACAAAAAGGGTCTCCCATTAGTGGTCAACGGTATTAACGGCATCACCACTACTAACGGCGACTCCACGCCTGGCAACGCCACAATATAACGACGAGACTACCATGTACCTTatgtacttttttcttctttgacgAAACTGCATCTTTTCATTTCTTGAGTAACAAAGCAAGCAACACTACAAGTCGGTTTGGtctggtcagcaaaaagacAAGAGAATTGTGGGAATTTACCGAAATCTGATGGGCGTTTCTCGTCATCCTAAACTTGTACACGGGAAGGGAAGCTGATGACTGTATATACGTCGTCCCTACCGTTGAAGGTATGATTATGATGAAGAGTCTCGAAATGGTATGGGGGAAagcagaaggcggtcttgtTACTTGCGGCGTGTTGTGTTGAGATTTTCCAGCTTTGTTCCAGAACCGAGACTCGGGAACTTCAGCAGAGACCCTAgtgtctacctacctacctacctacctataccTTAACTTTACTTTAGCAGGTCTTGGTGTGTCGTTTTCATATGTTGGGGGGGCAGGGCTCAGGTACAAATTTTAGCACTGATCAAAGAACAAGCGCTTGGTTTTACTGTGACTTTTTGTCGTGTTTGCTGTAATTGTTCTTTTGAATGCATCCTCACAAGACTCCGATGAGGCAAGGGTAGGTGCAGCAATGCGGAATGACCAAAAGTGGGGGCAGGCAAGCCTCCCATGTCACCTGTTGATTGGATGGGGCCCTGGCCTGTGATAGTCGGTCGCAACTTGCATTCCTCCCAGCTAGTAACAGGACCCGATGCAATACCGCAAACTAAACCAAACGCATGACATCCAAGACACGCATATCAATCTCAACAACTGGAATCTTAAAGTCCAGACCTGGCTGAGAGGGCAGAAAAATGAATAAGAGAAACTGTTCAGACTTTTAAACGCCAGCACCGATCGGCATGGCGAAcgcagcagcagtagcacCGGCGAGGGTGCCGACCCCTCTCCTGCAACGAATGAAAACCCCAGCGAAGGTGGCCACCACGAGCGAACCCCAGAGTGCAGCAACGACGACCCCGACGACAACGGCCAAGGACACTCCAGTCAAGACGCAGCAGCCCCGACGAGCCGCGACAGCGACATCTCGCACCGCGCCGGTCGCCAACGACCCGCTTTCGGAGCGAGCAACGACGCTCTTGATCCGACGAGCGCTCTGcccacagcagcagcagcagcagcagcagcatcaacaaCAGCCGCACCACAACCCGAAACAGCCGCCGCCCCCTATCGAGTCGGTGCTGCCGCCTCTGACGAGCCGCAACGATGTCGACCTGCAGCTGTACGCCATCATCGCCATCGTGCTCCGCGAGTTCGTTCAGAACTGGTACGCCAAGATCACCCCCGACGAAGACTTTgtggccgagatcctgctCGTCATTGCGCACATCACACGGGCGCTGGAGCAGAGGATCAGGAAGGTCGATCTGGAGAGTTTGTTGTTTGATGAGCTGCCAGAATTGCTCGATAGGCATGTTACAGGTGTGACAAACCCTCCTTTTTGCTGTCGTGATATTTCCTCCAATTTCTCACCAGTCCCTTCTGGGAAGCTGGTAATATGAAGTTACTAGCTTCTCTTGTCCTGCTTCATCTCGCCGTTTCCGAATCAAAACTCTGTGGCGTTTGTCACCGAACTAGTTTCTGATTCACCAAGAAATCTCCAGCGTATCGGACGGCACATCAGCCAATAGTGCAACCCCCACTCCAGGCCAACCCTCGGGAGATTTACCATTCGCTGTGGCCGACGCCCGCACTGTCTCCGACGCCTAACCAGAATGGGATCGAGTCCGAGGAACGCCTGGCTGAGAACGAGGCCGCATATCGTCACTTATTGGTTCAAGGGGTTCTTGCGGTCCTTTTGCCCACGGAGGATCTCGAGAATCCGTGTTTGACGGCGCTGGTTGGGCAAATCATCGCGGAGCTCATTATTGGAGGCGTGGTCGCAAAGAAGGCATCGGAGCCGTGGATGTTGTACGAGGGCTTCTGCATCTTGGCCCGTGTGGCGGGTAGGAAGCCAAGCTCGCCATCCCCTGATAGCAGGACCATGGTTGATGACATGCCGCCGCTGACGAAAACATCTAAACCAAGCTGGGCACATTCACTCCGGCAGTTGTTTTGGTCTGCAGTGCAGCTAGGCATCCTTGCGTTCACCCTCATGCGCACTCTAATAACCACCATAACAACATACCGCTCAGTACCCTCCCGGTTGGGAGCCGCCAGTGGGTGGTCGGTTAAAGGGGTGGCACTCGGCCAAGGTCCAGCAGCTGATACTGAAAAGTCGTCAACACCTTACGAACCCCTGGCGCATATGAGCACTAATAAGGTGCCGTTGTTAGCCTTCAGGATTTGGCCGACATTATCCAATCTCATCGAGTTGGATTCGCGCATGCCTTGGCTGAGTGGAGGCCTATCGCTACTTCAGTGGCTGGCAATGACGGGTCCTGGCCAGTTAGCTGGTCTAGATGGCCCTGTTGACAGGTAGGCGGAAAGATTTTGTTCCAATCGTCCCCATTCATTCATGATACCTTCCTTGCTGGTCACCTTTTCACTCTATTTCACTGTCACGTCTTGACCCCCTTCACTCAGTCCACGAGAGCTTCGCCCCATGGTTGCATAAGCCGTGCATGAGCTTCAAGTCACTGGACCTGCTCACGGTTCTAGTCAAGCCGTGCTTACTCTACGTACACCCTTCTATTACTCGATACGCTGTTGCATATACGCGGTATCTTTCTTGTTATCGACTGCACACCCTCCCCtattcagcagcagcatcaccaCCTTaacttgtgccgtgaagcaAGTGTGTCTTGCGCCATGGGTGTGGCTACATATCAGTCAAATCATGGTTGAGAACAAAGTGCTGGCCAGTGCTTGTGGACCTATACAGTTCCAATCAGAAGCCATACCAGATATACCCTCATGATTCCGTCATACTTCTCTTTGTTCCTTCTTCTTTGGAGTCGCTAGCGGGTGGGCTTTTTGCAGACCGTCAGCGCGGTAGGGCCACAGCTGTCCAATGCTGGGCTTCCAAACGGCTAAAGTGGCCAGGTATGATGTCGGCGCCCGCCCCTCTTCTGGCTGCAGTGCAACACGGCACCACATCGGGGAGAAAAGCTGCGGCCGAATCGGTGGCCTTAGCCATCTCCAAGACCGTGCGTCCGGGCAGTTGTGCATCGTGACTTTGATGGGTGGTGCGTGAGAGAGAAAACGCACTTTGTTTTTGGTCTCTGGGGATGGGATGCTGGATGAGGTGGGGCGCGGAATTTACTATGCTTCCAGTGCAACCCAGCGGCTGACCAATCGCGCACTCGCGGACGAGAAATGTGAACTGCAAGGTGCAGGTTGCCAAGAGGATCTGGGGTGGGTGGGGCCCCGCCCCGTCTGGCTTCGTCCATCCGGGAGCTTTCTCTACGCGCCTAGAGCTTTGAGGGGGTGGGCGTGA
The Pyricularia oryzae 70-15 chromosome 1, whole genome shotgun sequence DNA segment above includes these coding regions:
- a CDS encoding calpain; protein product: MTDNDNNSRAPTAAADLPRLPSSLREAIINSLPRTAFYISEFLSEEEERQILSKIDAAPKPRWKQLTHRRLQPWPSDLVNNTLLDAPLPAWLEDPVVTRLAAIPLASTTEDSIFSDSPHRRPNHVLINEYPSGVGIMPHKDGPAYHPVVCTVSLGGSLCLNIHKSKDDGTLESEPSWRVLQEPRSLLITTHDLYTNYLHGIADVNADEGLSEATVANWDLLRSKEPFVGGRNERTVRTSLTYRDVLKVSKLGNKFGAFVNR
- a CDS encoding ankyrin repeat protein, giving the protein MDAQNAVDAASRKPPASPEKAPAEHTKPTGNHTPKGPLSQKAPAEFNSSPPVRDSKANSHDDDGGADANSEAETIVLPGKDGQHSPSKTRKLIKHEAKSDTEESATAVIPPRKSHSVSKEPCEADKPSSKHAQSKDSAASDTTILKKKRPQGASDTLRSKGDASSNGLGSVSNSPPPAFSSSARSHIPQQPRRRRLSTAQSAPSDSESMRGHSPKSTVSHKDRLNPADKLLGHKRKAPKAESEDEAETHKARRQRTGTIDKDNGHTRRLDREHSAGNHNSNHGSVKTARSHHDDQSNPRVRSVSPASRAHRRSISTQLPGQSSTGPSHKKKRIPAPLQPTEYHSDDSSPAGSPRFRGSKLRRLATPAAAEVAISPAKAHHRKGHLDAHGQTQLARACAKGDYESSKQRLKERPEDLNVADFAGNTPLQIASLNGFDSIVKLLIDAGCQLDCVNNDKDTPLLDAVENGHAKVVKLLLEAGLNPRKANLNGEEPLDLVDDDDEETRRLLIEARQRMGDRRRASEEHQPRQTDGRDSHGPDSPRHSPATTIPPGASSGRRTGTVRANKTSNHLLYMPMDEKTLRQAAGRGDEETVMRILQVRVPSDDPEAMVAAARGGHDIIMNLLLALGNCNPDPAPVSSMSPDSATPMLAAIGQENIAVVELLLGQAGKFDPTRRFRGETYFEIAKRRQGPHWEDEYRILKKAYDDHRKSHKDSGKSTGRDLEKEQKRAAQSDSKDEQTSKIHKRKMSSPTGEPKKTPTAKLPNSPKEKRRLESATAHRERDDPLSPKRGPGRPRKDDRLPTISFNDRDSSPAMSKHSTKPKRAEADNAAISSEGEAVKPRRKLVSGKDLKGEREKQRRASMVSTASSLKEPSSPRDRDDITEKPRSEKFVDRAKQLKRDESRDRLSVSSEGSAKRHRSSATPPRASSDKDGGDGPAKRRKLDGEGLKEKKKAASSEDRPNKGTVSKDPSTRIRRDHDNEERRESIKPKKSDLKPDSITADRERKDSGKNKPASLDRNVVVKNEDTDVEMRDVGSIIPAATAPPEPEKTEGKAKTQAEIEAEEEAEARRLEEEEDMRIAEEEKRKQREERERRGREEEQKRKREAEEAEKRRKAEQEEQERRRKEEEERKRKAEEERKRKEAEAEELRKRKEEEDRRRKEEEEQKRKAEEEAKRIREAEEARQRAEEEERKKREEEERLRKEQLEREAAEAARKKREEEEERKEQERLREAERRRAAREAEAKRLFLEAEAVRLGKLPPLLRWLDTCAQPKATEIAQKFSMMQGVRYDCICPEATGKPEGREQWLLNTQVALLLGEKDLELSRYTAWERAPVSRIAKIVIWRVEADRYSLTSPNLYDLGRRLPSYYGNENLDKLSYKTIEKLRNEARQKFLDMDLFFVKASDLMFIIPTIPHLRNVKLSMAYRELPEDESLKLQPLHKWKTDPDANRNHGFAPGNKYYMNGALVHEKTAGLSTVSKTPFPENRTPRRGLVAVTPDDPEYAKMCMEQGLGHLVNGHSGSASPGMLNGTTPSPRTIVRRPSTSQAQTNGIESQPTSPVMNGTGRHRLPSGAPPHNPTTPTVPATNPLNGTTIEADKKGLPLVVNGINGITTTNGDSTPGNATI